The window AATGGATTTTGAAAGTGAAAAACAAATAAGGAGATTGTGGTAAAATAAATATTGAGTTGTGGTGTGGAGTATGAAGAagatggttaggtatttatttGGAAATTCCATTTATGTAAGTACTCCCAGGAAACATACAATACTCTATTTCATATTTCAAAGATCGAGAGTAATTGAAAAAGTCAAACCCAGTACAGCACGGTATCTTGTGAAatcttgaatttgatgctaataataaaataattgtacTAATCCATGAAATGCTCGGTTTCCATTTCGGTTGTAGGTGTAACCAACCCACTATTAAGGATATGGcaaaaagaaataatagaaAAAGAGCTCCAATATAAAGATCCTTAGTAGTATGTAAACCGATTGTATACCACCACTGATAAACACCAGAATAAGCGATATTCACTCGACCAAGAGCACCCCACGAGGAAAGGCTTCTACAGCCGGTGCACCATCGGATTAATCCGAGCCGTTGATTTCCTTTCTCTTTGGAAATCAGACACCCCATGTTGTGCCACGTGGTAgaaccttcaaattttcaatttttttaccattgaaAACCCAAATGTCCAGATAATCAAACCGTTGAAAATCCAAATGTTCATGTTGTGCATCTGTATTCTCAGTGATGTCAGTGTTGATGTCGCCCATAGCCAACAGACTCAAGGCTTGGCATGAAATGGTTGCGCAATCTGATGGTCACAGTAGAGCTCACTAGTTGTTCTTTACAAAATGGACTGTTGGACGGGGATTTTTGAGCTAAAGGGCAATTCCAAAGCTCTTGCCTGCCTTTTGAGTCATGGATGGACTGCTCTTAGAGCCCTgttatatttgaaaattttcaaccgCCTTAGTTGTTAGAGAAAATTCAATAAAAGATCAAACCAAATATTTAGGAGCTGCTTGAAGAACAACAAAGTATTTCTACGTGAAATGATCGCTACTCCTTCGAGATATTTTGGACTTGGTTTCCACAAACTCGGAAATGGGGAAGACAAATACTTCATCTACCCCTTTATGGCGGTCAAACAATCAACAAGCTCAGCCAAACCTTTTTTCAATGGGAAATGCTAAGGTGTGGAACTACGTCACCTTATATTTTTGACATAATTTTTTTGCGAACATTAAAAAATATTGAACaaaaaatatgagatgacagaTGGTTTATGAAAATGTCCATTTTGAGAGAttctccttaacatttctctttctaaaaaaaataaaataaataaaaataaaaccaataaTGTGGGCCAACTCTTATTTGGGTTTTTGATGACCAACTTGTGTTTATTATTGCAATTGGGCCGCATTGAAATTATCACATACTTTTATTTGGGTCTATGAAAATTTCACGTCATGACCAAAGCATTTTTTGGGTGTTTTTATCTGCATAAACTGATAAAATtccattttaacaaaaaaaaaaaaaaaaaaaaaaagcactgaTAAAATCCCCTATCAAACTCAAATACTCTTCATGACTAGAGTTAGAGGCAGATTACCAACACAATCATTTTAAAGGCTTATAATATAGAGGCATACCTTTTTTCTACCATATCATAAGAGCAAGACCAAATTAAACAACATAATTAGTGGTAGAGTTACTTattaatccaaaattacaaTTGTCCAAATAATCTATTATTTGAAATTCCCTTGTAAATATGCACAGAAACACCACTCAAAACATTAGCGTACAAGCCATTGGTGCAAATTACCCCATTTCTCCCCACCCATTGAAGTGGTTGAGCTAAAAATACAGTAATCCTCCTCCATTTCAGGAAAATCTTCCCTTTTTTCCCATCAATCTATGTCCTAAATTGTATAACTAGATCTCCTATTCCTTCCAATAAGTGGTTACACCTAATACTAATCTTTGACAAGAAGTGCTAAAAGCTTCACCACCCTCTTTTATCAAACTTGAACTTTGTTGGCTTTATTTGATTCCAAAATatctgaaaaaacaaatgaGCGCTTAGAGATTATTATGGCATCAATGGCAACAAGAACTAATAGTATCGCCACGCTACGCCTTCCGGGGGACGTGTTGATGGTGGGGAAGAATGAGACGGCTaccaaattagggttttattcttCGAGGCATGTAGCAATGATCACGAgaaaaaatggaaacttttcgGTGAGGGCCGGTGCCGGCGGAACTCCTAGAAGTGTGGAGACAATCAATGGGAAGATCAATGGTGTTCATGTGGGAGAGGCTACATTATTTGGAAACAAGAATAGTATAGAGTTGATTAATGGTGATGGCGATTCACCTCCGCATTCCTCTTTGCATGGAAAGTTTGTGGAGGAAAGGTTTGTTTATAGGCAGACCCTTGTTATTAGGTCTTATGAGATTGGACCTGACAAAACTGCCACCatggaaaccctaatgaatctCCTCCAGGTGCAATTTTTTCAGTTTTGCTTTAAGGAAAAAAGTGTTTacttattattcaaataagagATACCAACCATGAATTACTAGGATTTATATACACTTTCATTGAACTTAGTAAACTTTATATGGTTTATGGGTGCAGGAGACAGCTCTAAATCATGTGACAAGTTCCGGCCTTGCCGGGAATGGATTTGGGGCTACCCGTGAGATGAGCATCCGAAAGCTCATTTGGGTCGTCACATGGATCCACATTCAAGTACAGAGATACAACTCCTGGTATATGATGAATAATGATACAAATGATTCAAAAAATATGGTCTCTTTAGCATTACTCGTATGCATGTGTTATCGATATATGACATATAACTTTAGGCATAACTGAAATGCATGGTATGTGTACAAGTTCAAACCTTTCACAAAGGGTGATGTGCAAAAATTGGTACGTGACAGGGGAGATGTGGTCGAAATCGATACTTGGGTGGATGCAGCGGGCAAAAACGGAATGCGAAGAGATTGGATTATCCGAGACTACCAGACTCAAGAAATTATTACCAGAGCTACAAGGTTTGCAATCTTCTGCTTACTGCATAATTTAACCAATGATATTAATGTttaattccaagtttattttataattatctGATCTCCTACATTAACTTCATGCAGCACTTGGGTGATCATGAACCGAGAGACAAGAAGGCTGTCCAAGATACCTGACCAAGTGAGGCAAGAGGTGTTACCATTCTACCTAAACAGATTTGCAATTGCTAAAGATAAAAATGACAGCGAGAAAATCGACAAGCTCACCGATGATACTGCAGAGAGGATCACATCAGGTTTAGCAGTAAGTGTTGAAATATTAGGCCAACAAACTTTTGAATTTACTTTTCATTTCATACAATTTGGTTAGTATAATAGTTTTTTCATATTAACTACTTCTTTGCCTACAATTATTCCAGCCAAGATGGAGTGACATGGATGCCAACCAACATGTTAACAATGTGAAATACATTGGATGGATTTTGGAGGTACTTCACTAAACCTAATGCTCATATCTAGAAAGTACCAAAACTTTTGCTTAGTCAGAGCCAGACCAATTTTTATGTTAACTGTTATTCTGAGCCACATATTCAAATGAGAATCAACTTAAACAATGATTTAAATGCACATCAAATCTCGCAAGAAAATCCAGCAAGAGAACATTTTGAACCTTTATGTGGCTAGCTTAGCTATATTGGTACATAAAGACTGCtactaacctttttttttttttttttttgctttttttgttTCACTGCTCCTAACTTAATTAATTGGGGTTTTTTAATGAGCAGAGTGTGCCCATCAATGTATTGGGAGATAATGATCTCACAAGCATGACACTGGAGTACAGACGTGAATGTAGACAATCAAATTTGCTAGAGTCTCTAACAAGTACAACATCAAGTTTGGCTGATGACTCCAACTGCAAGAACAACTCCATCAATCGGAGTCCAGACCTAGAATACACACACCTTCTCCGGATGCAGGCCGATAAGGCAGAGATAGTACGAGCACGAACGGAATGGAATACGAAACAAAAGGATAAACTGCATTGACCTCAAAATTTGCAGCAGTTTCAGTTTGTTAGCCTCACATCAATTTGTTTTCAAGCTTTTTGGTTTCCCATTTGGGTTCCTTGATTTTTATCAAGCTTTGGAGTGCTGTATTATTCACCAGGCTGTAACCATATTTTACAAGTACACTACACCTGTGACAGTGCAGTGCTTAGAAGGTTTATGGTACAAGAAAATACAAAACTACATAGCCCATATGGTTATTAGGGTAACatgtttgtttttatgtttatgaGAAGCCTTGACTATTGAAGTGAGATCAATGTATGAGGCCCTAATTTTAATCTGATTACTCAAGACTACCATTGTTGTGGAGTACAAAACTAACTCAATGATAAGCCCAAGTCTCCCAtctatttttcctttttctttaaaaaatgaCTAGTTGATGGCATCAATATCTCAATCTACTATTTCGGAGGTCGGAAAGATTCatagaggcatttcagcctctcTCTGGCTACCATCGTTTGATTCACCAACGCGAAGAATCGAACTCAGAACGTGTCGTATGGATTACGGTATGTAATTCATCTCTAACCACTGTGTCATCCCATGGTGGTTCAAATCTCCCATCTTATTCCCTGAAAggtttgggtttcaaagcctaACGACCACTTAAAACAAATGATTGCTTCTAGAGTGTAAACCAATTAAAACCTAATTATATGCATTCTTCCTTATTTTGTTCTATGAAATGGGTTGAGCATGTGTAACATGAGGATATTTCACTACAAGAAATGTCAGCAACAGTCAGGAAGAATTGTCACAATTATTCATTTGTGAGAAAGTATCAAGCAAGGGAGCAGGTTTTTagcatttgagagagattgtcaCTATTATTGATTTCGTCCGTCACTAACCCTTTAACGAAAAATAAGATTGGTAACTATTgcattatttttaaatatacatCAATAGAGCACCATCTGGCACAAGGGAAGAAAGGACCCACTCAATTTTACACGGAAAAGGGAAATGGTGACTAGAattaatttctttaattttctcgAACTCTGCCTAGAACTCATCATAGTCTTGAGGAAAAAAAACGAAAGAGAAGATGCGCACAAACGATGCATCCAGCAACAAGAGAAATTTCGATCTAGGCTCCACTGTTTTGAAAGATTTTTCTGTGTGTTCAAAACACTGGATGATACATCATGTGTTAATATACAAGTAGTGAAATActtatgttaaaaaaattaacaacttgaaaaataaaatttgcctCCACTTATATACCGACACATGGAGTAACACTTGTGATCCgagcacaataaaaaatttctcaaccAATTGGGACATTGGGGGATGAGTGGTTGAGTAAGCTTTGaaatttctttcatcattttctttttcaaatttttaatgaattgaaCAAGAATTATCATTTTATTCCATGGGATCGACAAAAAATTGGGTTGCATTTTTGCTTGACTCTTAAATGATGGTAATGCTCACCATCTTACTATTTACtattagatgagtttaaattttgagatttatatCTATCAATTTTACGAATCTCGAGATTTAAACTTATCTAACGGTAATGAATAGGATAGTAAACATCACCATCACGATGTTgagtaaaaatatttccaaaattGGTGACAAACCCCCTTTGTCGCGCCGGCAATAGCGACACACCCATTATTGGTAACTGTACTGCCCTACTCTCTCGCAACCCCTACTCTAATCAAAAGATGAAAGGCCCCTTAGGTCACCAAACTACAACGAGAGTTTCACCTTTGAAGTGCCAATCGCATAAGGCGACCGGGCCAAGCCGATATAGAAAGGCTTTGATGAGAATGAGTTTCGCATTGATGGGAGGATAGACTTTGCAAGGGCTTACAAGTAAGTTGAGCTCCTCTTCATaataccaattggttttatggtggaacctcaactttcttctttGTATCAAACCAAGTTGTCCCACGTGTAAAGTCAAACGGTGACACACGCTCCACATCACCccactagtacaaaaaacagtttgcgcgacgcaataccttcgtcgcgcaaaattaaaaaatgttgcCTGAAACTTAGCCCAACAAAACCTTCATCGAGCGCCAACCGTCACGCAAAGGCAGTGAAAGCagggtttgcgcgacgtaggtgctCTCTTCGTCTCACAAAGTGTCTTTGCATGATGCAGGTTCTTCCGTCGCGCAAAAGGTCTTTGCATGACGACAACATATGCATTGTGCAAAGTGTCTTTGCGCGACGGAAGAACCTGCATCGTGCAAAGACACATTGCACAAAGCAGGTGCTCTCTTCGTTGTGCAaaccctttgttttttttttttagcaaaaatatttttttacttaatttttatagatattgtaattaaattacaaacaataattaataaaccaagaaaaagtatttaattatataatatatgaaaatgtacatacaagatgtccgaacataaaagaaaaaactataaataaaatatttttttatttaaattttttataaatattgtaattaaattacaaacaataattaataaaccaagaaaaagtatttaattatataatatatgaaaatgtacatacaagatgtccgaacataaaagaaaaaactttaaataaaatatttttttatttaattttttataaatattgtaattaaattacaaacaataattaataaaccaagaaaaagtatttaattatataatatataaaaatgtacatacaagatgttcgaacataaaagaaaaaactttaaATAATCTTCTAGGTTTGATACATCAGGCTAGTGGGTATCAACTGAGCGAAGTGGCTAAGAGGTCGAAGGTGGAGCAAGATCAGGTGCTGGCATCGAGATTTAGAGGTCAGACAACTGTAAGGCCTATACAATCATACTCATCTGCTTGCCCTGGGCCGCAAGCTAACCTTTTAAGGTTGCCACTTCCTCCTTCAGGGTGTTGACCTGTCCTGTGGTTGATCTGGAAGAGGAGGCACCCGTCTCATGAACCCGCGCCTTCCTCATACACCGAACAAACTTACCATACTTGCCATGACGACGACCGATCTTTTGATCCAGGAGCTCAATCAGGATCTTAAGAC is drawn from Malus domestica chromosome 14, GDT2T_hap1 and contains these coding sequences:
- the LOC103455000 gene encoding palmitoyl-acyl carrier protein thioesterase, chloroplastic-like; this encodes MASMATRTNSIATLRLPGDVLMVGKNETATKLGFYSSRHVAMITRKNGNFSVRAGAGGTPRSVETINGKINGVHVGEATLFGNKNSIELINGDGDSPPHSSLHGKFVEERFVYRQTLVIRSYEIGPDKTATMETLMNLLQETALNHVTSSGLAGNGFGATREMSIRKLIWVVTWIHIQVQRYNSWGDVVEIDTWVDAAGKNGMRRDWIIRDYQTQEIITRATSTWVIMNRETRRLSKIPDQVRQEVLPFYLNRFAIAKDKNDSEKIDKLTDDTAERITSGLAPRWSDMDANQHVNNVKYIGWILESVPINVLGDNDLTSMTLEYRRECRQSNLLESLTSTTSSLADDSNCKNNSINRSPDLEYTHLLRMQADKAEIVRARTEWNTKQKDKLH